In Vibrio bathopelagicus, the following are encoded in one genomic region:
- a CDS encoding tautomerase family protein: MPYVNIKVTREGVTAEQKKRLIEGTTDLLYQVLDKPKSTVFVVIDEVETDNWGVGGETVTTLRTNRKSVNN, from the coding sequence ATGCCATACGTCAATATCAAAGTCACACGAGAAGGTGTGACTGCCGAACAAAAGAAACGTCTGATTGAAGGAACAACTGACCTGCTTTATCAGGTGCTCGATAAACCAAAATCGACGGTATTTGTAGTCATTGATGAAGTTGAAACAGATAACTGGGGGGTTGGCGGGGAAACAGTAACAACACTTCGAACAAATCGGAAAAGCGTCAATAACTAA
- a CDS encoding quinone oxidoreductase family protein codes for MKAAVIHKFGGPEEIRFEEIPTPQPGPGEVLIKTLAIGTNRLDHYVRLGQISPDLVFPHVLGSDAVGQVVKLGKDVTGFDIGDRVISMPGYPLDPSESHVHPATVASSYAIPGVHIQGTYSEYIVVPAPWLLIDNTDLPVEQIAALPVPLLIAIRSVEIVGEVKAGDTVLVHAGASSTGMMSIQIAKALGARVVTTVQNENSANIAKDCGADFVINSSEQDFVAAINEWTAGKGVDVAIDNLGGDNLQQTIHTVRPQGIIVSMGFMAGTQATIDVRNFFFTQKQLRGTLVGDIQDFSRWLPAIRKGLIKPLIDGTLPLSQAAQAHERIASNQAHGAIILIP; via the coding sequence ATGAAAGCAGCTGTTATTCATAAATTTGGTGGACCTGAAGAAATTAGATTTGAAGAGATTCCAACACCTCAGCCTGGTCCCGGAGAAGTGTTGATAAAAACACTGGCGATTGGAACAAACCGACTTGACCATTATGTTCGCTTAGGGCAGATTTCACCGGATTTAGTATTCCCCCATGTTCTGGGATCTGATGCTGTCGGTCAGGTAGTCAAACTCGGAAAGGATGTCACTGGGTTTGATATTGGTGATCGCGTGATTTCGATGCCAGGTTATCCACTTGACCCATCAGAATCACATGTCCATCCGGCCACCGTAGCCAGCAGTTACGCTATTCCAGGTGTTCACATTCAGGGAACCTACTCTGAATATATTGTCGTACCAGCACCGTGGTTGTTAATTGATAATACAGACTTACCTGTTGAGCAGATAGCCGCACTGCCAGTACCTCTGTTGATCGCTATTCGTTCTGTTGAAATAGTTGGCGAAGTTAAAGCGGGTGATACCGTCTTAGTACATGCGGGGGCTTCAAGTACAGGGATGATGAGCATTCAAATTGCAAAAGCACTTGGTGCTCGCGTCGTTACTACGGTACAAAATGAAAACTCAGCTAACATTGCCAAAGATTGTGGTGCTGATTTTGTTATCAATTCCTCAGAGCAAGACTTTGTTGCTGCCATCAATGAATGGACTGCCGGCAAAGGCGTGGACGTTGCTATTGATAATTTAGGAGGTGATAACCTTCAACAAACCATTCATACAGTGCGTCCTCAGGGCATTATCGTCTCTATGGGGTTCATGGCTGGTACTCAGGCGACAATAGATGTTCGTAACTTCTTCTTCACTCAAAAGCAGTTACGAGGAACATTAGTTGGAGATATTCAAGATTTTTCAAGATGGCTTCCAGCAATCAGAAAAGGGTTAATTAAACCATTGATTGACGGCACGCTACCGTTGTCCCAAGCAGCGCAAGCTCATGAGCGAATTGCAAGTAACCAAGCTCATGGGGCTATTATACTCATTCCTTGA
- a CDS encoding thioredoxin domain-containing protein has protein sequence MLQVLHRQGIYDGLHRISFLIDEEGQIERVFNKFKTKTHHEVVLEYFNQET, from the coding sequence GTGCTTCAGGTTCTTCATAGGCAAGGTATATACGATGGCCTACACCGTATTAGCTTCCTAATTGACGAAGAAGGTCAGATTGAGCGCGTCTTCAACAAGTTCAAGACTAAGACTCACCACGAAGTGGTTCTAGAGTACTTCAACCAAGAAACTTAA
- a CDS encoding AI-2E family transporter encodes MLEMVNRWYKRRFSDPHAVSLVAIILFGFITIYFFGHLIAPLLVAIVLAYLLEWPVTQLQRLGVPRTPSVMLVIMLFFSLMLLALFGLVPTIWEQVGNLINDIPSMYGSLQKFIATIPDRYPELANLQIVESVMSNAKNKALGFGESVVKGSLASLVSLATLAVYLILVPLLIFFLLKDKEEMIRMASGVLPRNRRLATKVWVEMNQQISNYIRGKVLEILIVGGVSYVTFAILDLRYSVLLAVAVGFSVLIPYIGAAAVTVPVAIVGLFQWGLEPQFYWLLLAYGIIQALDGNVLVPVLFSEAVNLHPVAIIVAVLVFGGLWGFWGVFFAIPLATLVKAVWNALPSHALDDDPEHQQ; translated from the coding sequence ATGCTTGAAATGGTCAATCGTTGGTATAAACGACGTTTCTCTGATCCCCACGCTGTCAGTTTGGTTGCCATCATTCTATTCGGCTTTATTACGATCTACTTCTTTGGTCATCTTATTGCGCCATTATTGGTAGCAATTGTATTGGCTTACTTGCTTGAGTGGCCTGTTACCCAACTTCAACGGTTAGGTGTTCCAAGAACACCATCAGTGATGTTGGTAATCATGTTGTTCTTTAGCCTGATGCTGCTTGCTCTATTTGGCTTGGTGCCAACTATTTGGGAGCAAGTCGGTAATCTTATCAACGATATCCCAAGTATGTACGGGAGCTTACAAAAGTTCATTGCTACCATTCCGGATCGTTACCCAGAATTGGCTAATTTACAGATTGTTGAATCGGTCATGTCCAACGCTAAGAACAAAGCGCTAGGCTTTGGCGAAAGCGTTGTTAAAGGCTCTTTAGCGTCTCTTGTGAGCTTGGCGACACTGGCGGTTTACCTGATTCTTGTACCTCTTTTGATTTTCTTCTTACTGAAAGATAAAGAAGAGATGATTAGAATGGCAAGTGGTGTTCTCCCTCGAAATCGTCGTTTGGCGACTAAAGTATGGGTAGAAATGAACCAACAGATCTCGAATTACATTCGCGGTAAGGTTCTTGAGATTTTAATCGTTGGTGGTGTGAGTTACGTAACCTTCGCAATTTTGGATCTTCGTTATTCAGTGTTGTTAGCGGTCGCGGTTGGTTTCTCGGTTCTAATCCCATATATCGGTGCTGCAGCAGTAACGGTACCTGTGGCGATTGTTGGTTTGTTCCAATGGGGACTAGAGCCTCAGTTCTACTGGCTGTTACTTGCGTACGGCATCATCCAAGCGCTAGATGGTAACGTGTTGGTTCCGGTTCTGTTCTCTGAAGCCGTGAACCTGCACCCTGTAGCTATTATTGTCGCGGTATTGGTGTTTGGTGGACTTTGGGGGTTCTGGGGTGTGTTCTTTGCTATTCCGCTTGCAACGTTAGTGAAGGCGGTTTGGAATGCTTTACCGAGTCATGCTCTCGACGATGACCCTGAACATCAGCAGTAA
- a CDS encoding sulfurtransferase TusA family protein, which yields MTPNILDLRQERCPMALLLAKRHSVKLEVGQSLSIYVSDNSSMKDIVTFLSKQAYDVITEVCSNYHHLLVTKKELQSDA from the coding sequence ATGACACCTAATATTCTAGATTTACGCCAAGAGCGATGTCCAATGGCTTTATTATTAGCCAAGCGTCACAGTGTAAAGTTAGAAGTCGGACAGTCATTGTCAATTTATGTCTCTGATAATAGCTCGATGAAAGATATTGTTACTTTTTTGTCTAAGCAAGCCTATGACGTCATCACTGAGGTTTGCTCTAATTACCATCATCTCCTCGTCACTAAAAAGGAATTGCAGTCAGATGCTTGA
- the bepA gene encoding beta-barrel assembly-enhancing protease — protein MFKRARSIACLCIAATLSTPTLANTNGLELPDIGTAAGGTLTIDQELIYGDAYMRIIRSSQPIVNDPVLNQYIDTLGHRLVANANDVKTPFQFFMIRDRNINAFAFFGGYVALHSGLFLHAQSESELASVLAHEIAHVTQRHLARSMEDQARRSPATIAALAASVLLAIAAPEAGIAALTATTAGNMQSQINYTRSNEKEADRFGINTLAKAGFDVNAMPRFFGRLADEYRYASTPPPMLLTHPLPEDRITDSRARARSYPPLKLAPSLDYHLARARIVARYAGINNDAALDWFERQLKKAPKAMVPSLEYGQALVYLDSKKLDKAEPILTKLINSDPTNLFYLDAISDLHIEQKKPEIAIKELESALVRQPNNSVLTINYANALIENENYQEAVRILQRYTHDNPNDTNGWHLLSKVNTSLGNSDEDLAARAEILALQANWNKAIQYYTQASQIAELGSLKQARYDARIDQLMIQRERFLSLQ, from the coding sequence ATGTTTAAACGCGCTCGTTCAATTGCTTGCTTATGCATCGCAGCCACATTAAGCACACCAACTTTGGCAAATACCAATGGTTTGGAGCTACCGGATATCGGCACCGCTGCTGGCGGCACACTCACTATCGATCAAGAACTTATCTATGGTGATGCCTACATGCGCATCATCCGAAGCAGCCAGCCCATCGTCAACGACCCTGTTCTAAACCAATATATCGATACGCTCGGCCATCGCCTTGTCGCGAACGCGAATGATGTAAAGACCCCTTTTCAGTTCTTTATGATCCGTGACCGCAACATTAACGCCTTCGCTTTCTTTGGTGGTTACGTTGCGCTGCATTCAGGTCTGTTCCTGCATGCACAATCAGAAAGTGAACTCGCCTCGGTATTAGCGCACGAAATCGCGCACGTTACCCAACGTCACTTAGCACGCAGTATGGAAGATCAAGCACGTCGCTCTCCAGCCACCATCGCAGCGCTTGCAGCTTCTGTATTACTGGCAATTGCGGCACCCGAAGCGGGTATTGCTGCATTAACCGCAACAACTGCGGGTAACATGCAAAGCCAAATCAACTACACACGTAGTAATGAAAAAGAAGCTGACCGCTTTGGTATCAACACGCTCGCAAAAGCAGGGTTCGATGTAAATGCGATGCCACGTTTCTTCGGTCGTTTGGCTGATGAATATCGCTACGCAAGTACACCACCGCCAATGCTGCTAACTCACCCATTACCAGAAGACCGAATCACCGATTCTCGTGCCCGTGCTCGCAGCTATCCGCCACTTAAACTGGCTCCATCACTGGATTACCATCTAGCGAGAGCTCGTATTGTCGCGCGCTATGCGGGTATCAACAATGATGCGGCCTTGGACTGGTTTGAACGTCAGCTGAAGAAAGCACCGAAAGCTATGGTGCCTTCATTAGAATATGGCCAAGCACTGGTTTATCTAGATTCTAAAAAATTGGATAAAGCAGAGCCGATTCTGACCAAGCTCATCAACAGCGATCCAACCAACTTGTTCTATTTAGATGCGATCTCAGATCTGCACATTGAACAGAAAAAGCCTGAGATTGCGATTAAAGAACTTGAATCAGCACTGGTTCGTCAACCAAACAACTCGGTTCTGACCATTAACTACGCCAACGCGCTGATTGAAAATGAAAATTACCAAGAAGCCGTTCGCATATTACAGCGTTACACGCACGATAATCCGAACGACACAAATGGCTGGCACCTACTTTCAAAAGTAAATACTAGCCTAGGTAATAGCGACGAAGATCTTGCCGCTCGTGCTGAAATTTTGGCACTGCAAGCTAACTGGAACAAAGCGATTCAGTACTATACGCAAGCTAGCCAAATCGCAGAGCTCGGCAGCCTAAAGCAAGCTCGTTATGATGCTCGAATTGACCAGCTAATGATTCAGCGTGAGCGTTTCCTATCGTTGCAATAA
- the arsC gene encoding arsenate reductase (glutaredoxin) (This arsenate reductase requires both glutathione and glutaredoxin to convert arsenate to arsenite, after which the efflux transporter formed by ArsA and ArsB can extrude the arsenite from the cell, providing resistance.) has product MSVVIYHNPRCSKSRQTLELLEANGVQPEVIKYLDTPLTIEQLKVLFTQLGFTSVREMMRTKEADYKEANLGDASVTDEDLFSAMAANPKLFERPVVVANNKAKIGRPPEQVLEIL; this is encoded by the coding sequence ATGTCTGTCGTGATTTATCATAACCCACGTTGCTCAAAGAGCCGTCAAACTCTCGAACTACTTGAAGCAAACGGCGTACAACCAGAGGTTATCAAGTACCTAGACACTCCGCTGACTATCGAGCAGCTTAAAGTGCTTTTCACTCAGCTTGGTTTTACCAGTGTTCGCGAGATGATGCGCACCAAAGAAGCGGATTACAAAGAAGCAAATCTTGGTGATGCATCGGTGACTGATGAAGATCTTTTCTCAGCAATGGCTGCAAATCCAAAACTGTTTGAACGCCCAGTGGTTGTAGCAAATAACAAAGCAAAAATTGGTCGCCCACCAGAGCAAGTACTAGAGATCCTGTAA
- the wrbA gene encoding NAD(P)H:quinone oxidoreductase: MSINILVLYYSRHGNTQALARQISRGVESIPNCEAMLRTVNDVYTVEEQLDSRYQPTDPIATLQELRSCDGLALGSPVWFGNMAGPMKHFWDSTTSLWINGDLIDKPACVFTSSSSLHGGQETTQQSMMLPLLHHGMLVVGIPYSEPALHTTQTGGTPYGASSTGESASLSKEEIELAQNLGKRLARIAINQKGIAQ, from the coding sequence ATGAGCATTAACATTCTTGTTCTCTACTACAGCCGCCACGGCAACACACAAGCTCTAGCAAGACAGATTTCACGAGGGGTTGAATCCATCCCGAACTGCGAAGCCATGCTAAGAACGGTGAACGACGTGTACACGGTAGAAGAGCAGCTTGATTCACGTTATCAACCGACAGATCCTATCGCGACCTTACAAGAGCTCCGCTCTTGCGATGGCTTAGCACTAGGCAGCCCCGTCTGGTTTGGCAATATGGCTGGGCCAATGAAGCACTTTTGGGATAGCACGACATCATTGTGGATCAATGGCGATCTCATCGATAAGCCAGCTTGTGTATTTACTTCTTCTTCATCACTGCATGGTGGTCAAGAGACGACACAGCAAAGCATGATGTTGCCTCTACTTCACCATGGCATGTTAGTCGTGGGAATCCCCTACTCAGAACCTGCACTGCACACAACTCAAACCGGTGGCACACCCTACGGTGCAAGCAGTACCGGAGAGAGTGCTTCATTAAGCAAAGAAGAAATTGAGTTGGCACAGAACTTAGGTAAACGCTTAGCCCGCATCGCCATCAACCAGAAGGGAATCGCTCAATGA
- a CDS encoding DUF2069 domain-containing protein → MMYMPERPMSPKTQLFRYLALAGNLLLLFWVVAWQMTLSPHPHLSNVTLAIAWAVPLLLPLPGILAGKPYTHAWANFVLMLYFLHALTIMYVDGGERLLAAVELLLTTLGFAGNILFTRFRAKELGIKLKRLSEVEKKEKAKFEQ, encoded by the coding sequence ATGATGTATATGCCAGAGAGACCTATGTCTCCCAAAACCCAGCTCTTTCGCTACCTCGCGTTAGCGGGTAACTTGTTGCTTTTATTTTGGGTAGTGGCTTGGCAGATGACGCTTTCACCGCACCCGCATCTAAGCAATGTCACACTTGCGATTGCTTGGGCTGTACCGCTGTTACTGCCGTTACCAGGCATTCTAGCAGGCAAGCCCTATACGCACGCTTGGGCGAATTTCGTCTTAATGCTCTACTTCCTACACGCGTTAACTATTATGTATGTAGACGGTGGAGAGCGTTTGTTAGCGGCTGTAGAACTACTCCTGACGACCCTAGGCTTCGCGGGCAATATCTTATTTACCCGTTTTAGAGCCAAAGAGTTAGGTATTAAGCTTAAACGCCTTTCTGAAGTAGAAAAGAAAGAGAAAGCTAAGTTCGAGCAGTAA
- a CDS encoding DUF2066 domain-containing protein, whose amino-acid sequence MRYIALLLMGLLASPSYALTQVDIFSAEVAINAEDKQPEQVARNTGMEQVLIRATGQTDVASNETIQKAMRKSSQYMSQMSFGESNDQSTLRMRFNGAQIRSLLTQAQLPYWPDTRSNILVWLVEEQNYDKNIVWEHSNSQLASGLQANAKERGLPLTLPVGDFDDITGIATSDLWGSFVSPISKASQRYPVDAVLVIRAQSSGLRWTLYDQKPNQLTSTPKSPVTGSVSGNSATASKKLVDQISNYYAGKSAVTVASESSESILTQFISLNNAQDFFQLESALKRLNSVASLDILKIQNNEVTFRIHLLSTQQEFEQEVESIRQVAKVEESYIEPEVSPEFETQDNTMSVGDGSQPASEDVEVSANETQIIKGSNLSASSETATPNNNATDVEVDAEPSEEVLEIQVVPPKPSLVYEWVR is encoded by the coding sequence ATGCGCTACATAGCATTGTTGTTGATGGGACTATTAGCCTCTCCGAGTTATGCTTTAACTCAAGTAGATATCTTTAGTGCTGAAGTTGCGATTAACGCTGAAGACAAACAGCCAGAACAAGTGGCAAGAAATACAGGTATGGAGCAGGTATTAATACGTGCGACTGGCCAAACTGATGTCGCTTCGAATGAGACGATTCAAAAGGCGATGCGTAAAAGTTCGCAGTATATGTCTCAAATGAGTTTTGGCGAAAGCAATGACCAATCAACGTTGCGTATGCGTTTTAACGGTGCTCAAATCCGTTCTCTATTGACTCAAGCGCAATTGCCGTACTGGCCTGATACTCGCTCAAACATCCTTGTTTGGCTGGTGGAAGAGCAGAACTACGACAAGAATATTGTGTGGGAACATTCGAACTCCCAATTGGCTTCAGGCTTACAAGCGAACGCAAAAGAGCGCGGGTTGCCTCTAACGCTACCTGTGGGTGATTTTGATGATATTACGGGTATTGCGACCTCTGATTTGTGGGGTAGCTTTGTCTCACCAATCAGCAAAGCGAGTCAACGTTACCCTGTTGATGCCGTATTGGTTATTCGGGCTCAATCTTCCGGGTTGCGTTGGACTTTGTATGACCAAAAACCAAACCAACTGACGAGCACGCCAAAATCGCCAGTGACGGGGTCGGTATCAGGTAACAGTGCCACCGCTTCTAAGAAGTTGGTTGACCAAATCAGTAATTACTACGCGGGTAAAAGTGCCGTTACCGTAGCGAGTGAGTCATCAGAATCAATTTTAACTCAGTTTATTAGCCTTAATAATGCTCAAGATTTCTTCCAGTTGGAGAGTGCACTTAAGCGTTTAAACTCAGTTGCAAGCCTCGATATCCTTAAGATTCAAAACAATGAAGTGACCTTCCGTATTCACTTATTGTCGACTCAACAAGAGTTTGAGCAAGAAGTTGAAAGCATTCGCCAAGTCGCTAAGGTTGAAGAGTCTTACATTGAACCTGAAGTTAGCCCAGAGTTTGAAACACAAGATAATACGATGTCTGTAGGTGATGGTTCACAACCCGCTAGTGAAGACGTTGAAGTGTCAGCCAACGAGACTCAAATTATTAAAGGCAGTAATCTATCAGCATCAAGCGAAACGGCTACGCCTAATAATAATGCCACTGATGTCGAAGTTGATGCGGAACCATCGGAAGAGGTGCTAGAGATTCAGGTTGTACCGCCTAAACCTAGCCTTGTATACGAATGGGTTCGTTAG
- a CDS encoding uracil-xanthine permease family protein — MKNALQGAQMLFVAFGALVLVPLLTGLDPNVALFGAGIGTLLFQLITRRSVPIFLASSFAFIAPIMFGIQTWGVGATMGGLMAAGVVYVLMGALIKVRGVAFIHKLLPPVVVGPVIMVIGLGLAPVAVNMALGKTGDGAIQLVDADAALWISSISLLVTIVISVFSKGFLKLLPIFGGIVAGYITSLVYGAVDFTPVAQAAWLALPNFTAPEFNINAIFFMVFVAIAPAVEHVGDMLAISNVTGKDYLKKPGLHRTITGDGVATIAASMLGAPPNTTYSEVTGAVMLTKAFNPVIMTWAAVTAIVLALVGKLGALLQTIPVPVMGGIMILLFGSIATVGLNTLIQNKVDLHKSRNLVIVGITLVFGIGGMAFGIGDFSLQGVSLCGIVAILLNLVLPEELGDNTVVDKAQID, encoded by the coding sequence ATGAAAAATGCTTTGCAAGGTGCGCAAATGCTGTTTGTAGCTTTTGGTGCACTTGTATTAGTGCCGCTACTGACAGGGCTTGATCCCAATGTTGCACTCTTTGGCGCAGGTATCGGTACCCTTTTATTCCAACTTATTACACGCCGTTCAGTGCCAATCTTCTTAGCATCTTCTTTTGCATTCATCGCCCCTATCATGTTTGGTATTCAAACTTGGGGTGTCGGCGCAACCATGGGTGGTCTAATGGCGGCAGGTGTTGTGTATGTATTGATGGGTGCATTGATCAAAGTGCGAGGCGTAGCCTTTATCCATAAACTGCTTCCACCAGTTGTTGTTGGTCCTGTGATCATGGTGATCGGCTTAGGTCTTGCTCCTGTTGCGGTAAACATGGCGCTAGGTAAGACCGGTGATGGTGCCATTCAGCTTGTTGATGCCGATGCAGCGCTATGGATTTCTTCGATTTCACTACTAGTGACAATTGTCATCAGCGTTTTCTCAAAAGGCTTCCTTAAACTGCTACCTATCTTCGGTGGTATTGTCGCGGGTTACATAACCAGCTTAGTGTATGGTGCCGTAGACTTCACACCAGTGGCTCAAGCCGCTTGGTTAGCACTACCGAACTTCACCGCGCCAGAATTCAACATCAACGCTATCTTCTTTATGGTGTTTGTTGCGATTGCCCCCGCCGTTGAACACGTTGGCGATATGCTGGCTATCTCTAACGTAACCGGCAAAGACTACCTAAAGAAACCAGGTCTACATCGCACAATTACAGGTGACGGCGTGGCGACTATTGCAGCTTCTATGCTGGGCGCGCCGCCTAACACAACCTACAGTGAAGTAACAGGTGCGGTAATGCTGACGAAAGCATTTAACCCAGTAATCATGACTTGGGCAGCAGTAACTGCGATTGTTCTAGCATTGGTAGGTAAGTTAGGTGCTCTACTTCAAACGATTCCTGTTCCTGTAATGGGCGGCATCATGATTCTACTGTTTGGTTCAATCGCAACAGTAGGCCTGAACACCCTAATTCAGAACAAAGTTGACCTACACAAATCACGTAACCTTGTGATTGTCGGTATTACTTTGGTCTTCGGTATTGGTGGCATGGCATTTGGCATCGGTGACTTCAGCCTTCAAGGCGTAAGCTTATGCGGTATCGTAGCGATTCTACTGAACCTAGTCCTTCCTGAAGAGCTAGGCGACAACACCGTAGTAGACAAAGCGCAAATCGACTAA
- the upp gene encoding uracil phosphoribosyltransferase gives MKVVEVKHPLVKHKIGLMREGEISTKRFRELATEVGSLLTYEATSDFETERVTINGWNGPVEVDQIKGKKVTVVPILRAGLGMMDGVLEHIPSARISVVGIYRDEETLEPVPYFNKLASNIDERIALVVDPMLATGGSMIATIDLMKEKGCKHFKILVLVAAPEGIAALEKAHPDVELYTAAIDEKLNDKGYIVPGLGDAGDKIFGTK, from the coding sequence ATGAAAGTTGTTGAAGTGAAACATCCACTAGTAAAACATAAAATTGGCCTGATGCGTGAAGGTGAGATTAGCACTAAGCGTTTTCGTGAGCTAGCGACAGAAGTGGGTAGCCTTCTAACATACGAAGCGACATCAGACTTTGAAACGGAGCGTGTAACTATTAATGGTTGGAACGGTCCAGTTGAAGTTGACCAAATTAAAGGTAAAAAAGTAACTGTAGTGCCAATCCTACGTGCTGGTCTAGGCATGATGGACGGCGTTCTTGAGCACATCCCAAGTGCACGTATCAGCGTTGTTGGTATCTACCGTGACGAAGAAACGCTTGAGCCAGTACCATACTTCAACAAGCTTGCATCTAACATCGACGAGCGTATTGCTCTAGTGGTAGATCCAATGCTTGCTACAGGTGGTTCTATGATCGCAACGATTGACCTGATGAAAGAGAAAGGTTGTAAGCACTTTAAGATTCTTGTGCTTGTAGCGGCTCCTGAAGGTATCGCTGCTCTAGAAAAAGCGCACCCAGACGTTGAGCTTTACACGGCTGCAATCGATGAGAAGCTAAACGACAAGGGCTACATTGTTCCTGGTCTTGGCGATGCTGGTGATAAGATCTTCGGTACTAAGTAA
- the purM gene encoding phosphoribosylformylglycinamidine cyclo-ligase: MSGNTSSLSYKDAGVDIDAGNALVDRIKGAVKRTRRPEVMGGIGGFGALCELPTKYKEPVLVSGTDGVGTKLRLALDMKKHDTIGIDLVAMCVNDLIVQGGEPLFFLDYYATGKLDVDTAADVVSGIAEGCVQAGCALIGGETAEMPGMYEGDDYDVAGFCVGVVEKADIIDGTKVAAGDALIAVGSSGPHSNGYSLIRKVLEVSGADKNEELEGRTIGEHLLEPTKIYIKSALKMIAEHDIHAISHITGGGFWENIPRVLPEGTKAVIDGKSWEWPAIFSWLQEKGNVETFEMYRTFNCGVGLIVALPKDQADAAVELLKAEGENAWVIGEIANAEAGEEQVEIK, encoded by the coding sequence GTGAGTGGTAATACTTCTTCTCTAAGCTACAAAGACGCTGGTGTTGATATCGACGCAGGTAATGCACTAGTAGACCGTATCAAAGGTGCCGTTAAACGCACTCGTCGCCCTGAAGTAATGGGCGGTATTGGTGGCTTTGGCGCCCTATGTGAACTTCCAACGAAATACAAAGAGCCAGTGCTTGTTTCAGGTACTGATGGTGTTGGTACTAAACTTCGCCTTGCTTTGGATATGAAAAAACACGACACCATTGGTATCGACCTAGTGGCAATGTGTGTGAACGATCTAATCGTTCAAGGTGGTGAGCCGCTATTCTTCCTAGACTACTACGCAACAGGTAAGCTAGATGTAGATACAGCAGCAGACGTTGTTTCAGGTATTGCTGAAGGTTGTGTTCAAGCAGGTTGTGCACTAATCGGTGGCGAAACGGCTGAAATGCCAGGCATGTACGAAGGCGACGACTACGACGTTGCTGGCTTCTGTGTTGGTGTTGTAGAAAAAGCTGACATCATTGATGGCACTAAAGTAGCAGCAGGCGACGCACTTATCGCTGTTGGCTCAAGTGGTCCACACTCAAACGGTTACTCTTTGATTCGTAAAGTTCTAGAAGTTTCTGGTGCTGATAAGAATGAAGAACTAGAAGGTCGCACTATCGGTGAGCACCTACTAGAACCCACTAAAATTTATATCAAGTCAGCACTTAAGATGATCGCAGAGCATGACATTCATGCTATCTCGCACATCACAGGTGGTGGTTTCTGGGAAAACATCCCACGCGTACTTCCTGAAGGCACTAAAGCAGTGATTGATGGCAAGAGCTGGGAATGGCCTGCTATTTTCAGCTGGCTACAAGAGAAAGGAAACGTGGAGACATTTGAAATGTACCGCACTTTCAACTGTGGTGTAGGCCTAATTGTTGCTCTACCTAAAGATCAAGCAGATGCTGCTGTTGAACTACTGAAAGCTGAAGGCGAAAACGCTTGGGTTATCGGTGAAATCGCAAACGCTGAAGCTGGCGAAGAGCAAGTTGAAATCAAATAA